In Methanobrevibacter wolinii SH, the genomic stretch CTGCTAGGGTTGTTGATAGTGTTGCATCAGGTGAGTCTGCAGGACTTGCATTTTTATTATTTATAATTGGTTTAATTTGTTTTATTTTTTCATTAATGCAAATAATGTCCTTTGGAACTTCTAATGGAACTATAACTAGAATTAGAAGTTTAGATTCTAATGAAGAAGATGAAAATGTTGATAATTTCTTAAAAAGGTTTTCTTCTATTGAAGATGATATTGAAGAAGATAATAAAGAAAAAGACATTAATGAGGATAATAAATTTGTCTTAGAAGATAATAAAGAAAATTATAATCGTACTAAAAAATCATTTGATGAAAAAGTTGCTAAAAGTTCAGATGATTTTAAAATTACTGTAAATACTTCAATTACAAAAGAAGATTTTAAAAATGAATCTAGTGGTAATATAAAAGATTCTAATAATGAATAATCTTCTTTTTTATTATTTTATTTATATTACTTATTTTTATTTCACTTATTTTTAAAGTTTTTATCTTAAATGTTTTATTTTTAATTTAAATAGATATCTTGTTTTTAAATTATTGAATTTATTTTAATCTATATTAACTATTTTATAATATATTAAATCTTAAATTTAAAAAAATCTAAATTTTATATTGTGTTTTTATCTTAAATTTATTGTTAATTTTATTTTAATTTTTAAATTTATTTATATAATATTTATTAATGATGATAACCAAAAATATAATATAATCTTTTTAATTACTTATTAAAAATTATTTCTATTGAGAGGATTACATGTTTAAAGCCGAATTAAACGACCCTAATATATTAAAAACAAGTTTTGATGCAATTTCATCAATTGTTGATGAAGTTCAATTACAAACTGATAGTGAAGGTGTTCGATTAGATGCTCTAGACAGAAGTCATATAACTTTTGTACATTTAGAGTTGAAAGCAAGTTTATTTGAAGAATATATTTGTGATGAACCTGAAAAAATCAATATTGACACTGATGAATTGATGAAAGTTTTAAAACGTTCTAAATCTAATGATAAAGTTACTTTATCTTTAGATGAAGGTAATTTAATAATTACTTTTGAAGGTGAAGCTAAAAGAAGATTTAAAATACGTCTTATTGATATGGAATATGATTCTCCAACTCCACCTCCATTAGAATATCCAACTGAATTTGAAGTTCCTTTTGCACTTTTAAAAGATTCAATTAATGATATTGACATTTTCTCTGATAAAATCATATTAAGTGTTAATAGTGAAGTATTTAAAGCTGCTGCTGAAGGAGAATTCGGTGATGCAAATATTGAATATGTACATGGTGAAAAGATAGATGAAGAAGTTAAGTCTATTTTCTCTTTAGAAAAAATTAGAGAAATGCTTAAAGCAGATAAATTTTCAGATATTGCAAAAATTTATTTAGGTAATGATATGCCTTTAAAACTTTCACTTAAAATGATTTCTGGAGATGGAGAACTTAGTTTCTTACTTGCACCACGTATTGAAGCTGATGAATAATCAGTTTCTTAAATTTTTATTTTACTTATTTTAAACCATTTTTAAGCTTATATTTCTGTGAGATGTTATAGTGGATAAATTTTTCCAAGAATTACGTAAAATCCAAAAAAAGGAAAGAGCTAATAGTTCATTAGCTAAAGTAGATAATAATTTTTATAGTCTTATCTATTCTTATATAAATGAACTTAAAGATAATATTAGTGATGATCCTTTTTCTAATGAAAGTTATCTTCTTAAAGATACTCAAAGAATTGCAACAGAAATATGTGAAAGAAGAGAACATAAAATTGCTGAAGCAGCATTAATGAATATTCATAGATCTTATCATCTTTTTAAAGGTAAACCTAAATTTGATTTAGTAGATACTACTCCTCTTAACTTAACTGATGAAGAAGAGAAATTATATTATTCATTAATGGATAGTTTTAAAGTTCATAGGAATAATATATCTCTTGATAATTTAAATAATCAAAAAGATGAGGAATCAAATACTGTATATGATAAAGATATTGATACTGAAGATTCTTTAGATGAAGATAATCAAGTAACTGCTAGATTAAGTCAGATTGCTAATGCTAAAATTATAAAAGATGAAAAAAGAGAACCTATTGAAAAACAAATTATTGATTCTAATATTGATAATTTAAAAAAAGAGCCTATAAATAGTTTTAAAGAATCTAATAAAAATTCTAATGTTGATAATTTAAAAGAAGAATCTGTAGACAAAGATATCAAATCAGATATTTCTAAAGAAGATAATAGTGAATTAGATAATATTAGAAAAGCAGTAAATAATCAATTTATTGATTTAAAAGAAGAAGATTTTTTAGATTCTAAACTTAAAAATAAAAGTCTTGAAGAAAATGTTTTAGTTTTAATCTTTAAAGATTTTAATGAAATTATAGGTATTGATGAAAAAGTTTATGGTCCTTTTAAATCACAGGATCTTGTTATTTTGCCTAAGGCCAATGCTAATGTTATTGTTCGATGTAGAAAAGGAAGACTTGTTAAAATTTAATTTTAATAAATTATTTATTAATAATTTAATTTTCTATTTTTATAGTTAATTTTAAATACTTATTAAATAAATATAATTAATGTATCTATGATATATTAAAATCTTAATTATTCTTATTAATAATCTATTTTTTAGATTTAATTTATTATTTTATGATTTTTATTCTTGCTGAAGGGATACCTTAAAAGTTCTTGTTTAGTTTGAATTATATTATTTAGATGCTATCAGCTATTGGGATACCTAATCAGTTCTTGTTTAGTTGATAATTTTTTTATCAAAGGTGATTATATGAAAATACCAAAAGAAAAAAGGACTTACTGTCCATATTGTAAAAAACATACTGTTCATGAAGTTCGTACTTCTAAAAAACGAAAAGCTAGTGAATTAAAATGGGGACAAAGACAGTTCAGACGTGTAACTGCAGGATACAGAGGTTATCCAAGACCATTACCTAGTGGAAGTAAACCAGTTAAAAAATTAGATTTAAGATACAAATGTAAAGAATGTGGAAAATCACATATCAGAAAACCATTCAGAACAGGTAAACCTGAATTTGTAAGTCAATAGGTGTTTAATATGGCTAGTAAAGGTAGAGGAAATTTTTTAAAAGTTAAATGTTTAGATTGTGGTAATGAACAAATTGTATTTGATCGTGCTGCTTCTGATGTAAAATGTATTATCTGCGGTAAAACTATTGTTAAATCCCGTGGATCTAAAGCTAAAATTATGGCTCATATTGATGAAGTTTTAAATTAAATATTTTTTAATCTTTTAATTTTTATTATTTCTATTTTTTTAATTTATTAAATCATAATAAAAATTAAGAACCTAAAAATATTGGAGGTGTTTTTATAGTAAGAAAAAATGCTAAATGGCCTGAAGAGGGTGAACTTCTTGTTGCTACAGTATATAAAGTTCTTCCATATGGTTGTTTTGCTAAATTAGAAGAATATCATGGTAAAGAAGCATTTATTCATATTAGTGAAGTTTCTTCTGGTTGGGTTAAAAACATCCGTGACCATGTTAGGGAAAATCAGAAAATTGTAGCTCGTTGTATTAGAGTTAATCCTAAAAAAGGACATGTTGATGCTTCCTTAAAAAGAATTAGAGAAGACCAAAGAACTAAAAAGATTCAGCAATGGAAAATAGAACAAAAAGCTGAAAAATTTTTAGAATTATCTGCTAAATCATTAAATAAAAATTTAAACACTGCATATAAAGAAGTCGGTTATGATTTAATGGATATCTTTGGGGATATTTATGGTGCTTATGAAACAGCTGCTGATGAAGGAGCTCAATCTTTAATTGATGAAGGTATTGATGAAAAATGGGCTGAAGCAATTACTAATGTTGCTGAAAGAAATATCACACCTCCAGAGGTTCATATTAGTGGATATATAGATATTCAAACTTTTGACCCTGACGGAGTAGATATTGTTATTAAAGCTTTAAAAGCTGCTGAAGATAATAACACTGAAGATGAAGTTAAAGTACAATATGTTGGTGCTCCAAGGTATCGTATCACTGTTACCTCTTCAGATTATAGGATAGCTGAAAAAGAACTTCAAAATGCTGCAGATAGGGCTATAAAAATTATTGAAGATTCTAATGGAAATGGTGAATTTTTACGTGAATTAGAAGATAATTAGATTTTTTTAAAATCTTTATCTCTAATTATTTTTTCATGTTTTAAAAAATTATTATGAAAGTTCATCTTTTTTTAATCATTTAAAATTTTATTATTTATCTAAACTTTCTAATGATTAAAGTTTTATCACTTTTTTTAATTTAGAATTTTAGATTAAAAAATTTGATATTATTGCTTTTTTTATTTATTTTTAATTAATTTTCAAAAGATTTTTTAATAAGAGACTTAAAATTTTTATACATAATTTAAAATAGTGTAAAATATTTTTGTGATAATATGAAGATGAAAATGCATAAATGCAAATCATGTAATATTTACACTCTTCAAGAGAAATGTCCCAAATGTGGTGGAGATTTAAATGTCATTTATCCTCCAAAATATTCAATTGAAGATAAATATGGTAAATATCGTAGAAAATTAAAAGAACAATCTAAAAATGAGGATTAAAAATGTTAAAAACTAAAATTAAAATTTTAGAAGAGGTATCTTTAGATAATCCTGTATTTATTGAAGCTCTTCCAGGTATAGGACATGTTGGAAAATTAGCTGCAGATCATTTAATTGATGAATTAGGTGCTACTAAATTTGCAGAAGTTTATTCACCTTACTTCCCACCACAAGTTTATGTTGATGAAGACGGTTTAATTGAAAATATGGTTAATGAATTTTATTATTTAAAAAATCAAGGTGAAGATGAAAAAGATTTTATTATTCTTGTAGGAAATACTCAAGGTGTTTCTCCAGAAGGACAATATGCTATTTGCAATGATTTACTTGATTTTATTGAAGACTATAATGTAAGTGAATTATTTACATTAGGTGGTTTAGCTACAGGTCAACCAGTGGAAAAACCTATTGTTTATGGTGCAGCAACTGATGAAGATAAAATTGATCTTTTAAAATCTGTTGATGTTGAAATAAGATCTGCTGATGGTGGAATTATTGGTGCTTCTGGTTTATTTTTAGGTTTAGGTCAACTTAGAGATATGTCTGGTGCTTGTTTAATGGGTGCAACTCCTGGTTACTTTATTGATCCAGAAGCTGCAGAAGCAATATTAAATAAATTATCTGCTATATTAAAAATTGAAGTTAACACTGATAAACTTGAGGAAAGGGCTGAAGAAACAAGACAAATTTTATCTAAAGCTCAACAAAGAGAACAAGAAGTCTTAAATCGTAGTATGCCTCAACAAGATGATGATTTAAGATATATTGGATAATTTTTTTATTCTTTTATTTTTATTTTAATTATTTTTTGTTTTTTTATGATTTTTTATTTTAATTATTTTTTTCTGTTTTAATTATATTCTTAAAACCTATTTATTTAAAGAATTATTTTTTTAAATTTCTTATTTTTAGATTGAAAATAAATTTTATCCTTATTTTAATTGGTTTTAATCCTATTTATTCTATTGTTTTTATATTATCTATAATTTAATATATTAAGATAATCTAATTTTTATTTATGTTAATTAATATGGATTTACATGTTCATAGTTGTTTTTCAATGGCAACTTCTAAAGATATGTTAATAGAGAATATGGCTCCAAAAGCTAAGGAAAAAGGACTTCAGCTTGTAGGAACTGGGGATGCATTTCATCCAAAATGGTTAAAAATTATTGAGGAGTCTACTGAGTATATTGGTGATGGGATTTATTCAC encodes the following:
- a CDS encoding 30S ribosomal protein S27e, with protein sequence MASKGRGNFLKVKCLDCGNEQIVFDRAASDVKCIICGKTIVKSRGSKAKIMAHIDEVLN
- a CDS encoding DNA replication complex subunit Gins51, which codes for MDKFFQELRKIQKKERANSSLAKVDNNFYSLIYSYINELKDNISDDPFSNESYLLKDTQRIATEICERREHKIAEAALMNIHRSYHLFKGKPKFDLVDTTPLNLTDEEEKLYYSLMDSFKVHRNNISLDNLNNQKDEESNTVYDKDIDTEDSLDEDNQVTARLSQIANAKIIKDEKREPIEKQIIDSNIDNLKKEPINSFKESNKNSNVDNLKEESVDKDIKSDISKEDNSELDNIRKAVNNQFIDLKEEDFLDSKLKNKSLEENVLVLIFKDFNEIIGIDEKVYGPFKSQDLVILPKANANVIVRCRKGRLVKI
- a CDS encoding translation initiation factor IF-2 subunit alpha, which translates into the protein MVRKNAKWPEEGELLVATVYKVLPYGCFAKLEEYHGKEAFIHISEVSSGWVKNIRDHVRENQKIVARCIRVNPKKGHVDASLKRIREDQRTKKIQQWKIEQKAEKFLELSAKSLNKNLNTAYKEVGYDLMDIFGDIYGAYETAADEGAQSLIDEGIDEKWAEAITNVAERNITPPEVHISGYIDIQTFDPDGVDIVIKALKAAEDNNTEDEVKVQYVGAPRYRITVTSSDYRIAEKELQNAADRAIKIIEDSNGNGEFLRELEDN
- a CDS encoding RNA-protein complex protein Nop10; its protein translation is MKMKMHKCKSCNIYTLQEKCPKCGGDLNVIYPPKYSIEDKYGKYRRKLKEQSKNED
- the pcn gene encoding proliferating cell nuclear antigen (pcna), with translation MFKAELNDPNILKTSFDAISSIVDEVQLQTDSEGVRLDALDRSHITFVHLELKASLFEEYICDEPEKINIDTDELMKVLKRSKSNDKVTLSLDEGNLIITFEGEAKRRFKIRLIDMEYDSPTPPPLEYPTEFEVPFALLKDSINDIDIFSDKIILSVNSEVFKAAAEGEFGDANIEYVHGEKIDEEVKSIFSLEKIREMLKADKFSDIAKIYLGNDMPLKLSLKMISGDGELSFLLAPRIEADE
- a CDS encoding 50S ribosomal protein L44e, which translates into the protein MKIPKEKRTYCPYCKKHTVHEVRTSKKRKASELKWGQRQFRRVTAGYRGYPRPLPSGSKPVKKLDLRYKCKECGKSHIRKPFRTGKPEFVSQ
- a CDS encoding proteasome assembly chaperone family protein, encoding MLKTKIKILEEVSLDNPVFIEALPGIGHVGKLAADHLIDELGATKFAEVYSPYFPPQVYVDEDGLIENMVNEFYYLKNQGEDEKDFIILVGNTQGVSPEGQYAICNDLLDFIEDYNVSELFTLGGLATGQPVEKPIVYGAATDEDKIDLLKSVDVEIRSADGGIIGASGLFLGLGQLRDMSGACLMGATPGYFIDPEAAEAILNKLSAILKIEVNTDKLEERAEETRQILSKAQQREQEVLNRSMPQQDDDLRYIG